Within the Phaseolus vulgaris cultivar G19833 chromosome 9, P. vulgaris v2.0, whole genome shotgun sequence genome, the region TAAATGGAACATTCTTCACTGCGTACAGACCTAAAGCTTACAATTATACCTAACAAAAATATCTTTAAGTTTACTACTGCATTGCAAGGAATGTCTTCCTCTTTTGTCTACCTAGATGATTCACACAAAGTACAACTCTACGAATTGTAGTGAATCCTTCTTCGAATATCTATGTAAAGTTATTCGTTAAATAAGGAAACAAAAGATATATTCAACTATTTGATGCCAAAATGTTGTCAAATTCTTTTGTAGCcttaaaaactttatagaaGAACATTATTTGTGATCTTTGTGATCACACTTTCATACAAACTTATTTGTGTTAGGCAGAAGTGACTAAGTTTCAAATAATACTCAATGTCTTCTCCATGAGTGGCTACTATTTAAAGAACATTGTCTTGGTCAGAAATGGTTGTTGTCCAAAAAATATTGTCTTAACCAgcatttcaaataataatttatatttatccaGGAGTGGTTAGGATCCAAACAATGGCTTATCGAAAAATGGTTGAGGTCCAAACAATATTCAGTTTTTAGCCAAAAATGGGTGTGTTACAAACAATTATCTCTTGTTTAATGGTTAAACCAAAAAGTTGGAAAACCATGTCTCaacaatttaattgattaaCATGTGcaataatcaattaaatatgaaatgtaattcatttcaaaataataattaattaaaaggtTATATAATCAATTAGATATTTAGTATCagttttaattactattttctAAACTCAATAAATAAAGTACTTGGCTTGATGTTTTAAAATACACATTACGATCAAAAGCATTCAAAACGGTTTTTTCAAAgcattttctcactctcattTATGCTATCAAGATTTCCTAATCAAGGTTGTGCATTATTGAGCCTTGTGTGCTTCTACTATGAACGTTTGGTAATATTTTCCTTGTATTATTTGTTGTTGTAATTGGATTATTCTAGTGTTTGGTTCTTGGTGATCAAGAGTTGATAAGGCATGCATCATTTTGTGTTGAAAATAGTTGATAGACTTGTTTTGGTTTATATACTATTGAAAGTGTTCAAGAGTTCATTGTATTGTAATAACTTTTGAAGTTAATGGAATCAAAAAAATTAAGGTTGAATTGTTGAGAGTGAATATAGGATCTTGTTGGTCTGAACTAGTATAAAACCTCTTATGCAAATTTATTTGCTTATCTTATTCTATTTGTGATACAATCTAATCTTGTGTCAATCTTGCTTTCAATATATTTGCATTCAGTTTCTAGTCTTAAAAGAGTTTTAAAAGGAACTTCAAGAAAGAAAACTTTTatgaaaaagattgaaaaacaattcacccctatAGGTTTCAAATAGTCTCATATATTATATTAGTTTAGGCATCTAAATTGGGCAAAATAGAGAAGATTTAGTCTTAAAAACTACTTTTTCCACTTAGAATGATACTTTGATGCATTAAATGATCTTATGGTCAAATTATTGGAATCTTGTAGGAATTAAAGGAAAAAGAGCAACAAAAAGATAACAGTGAAATTAAGACCATCCACTGAGTGTAAGCATGGAGCGGTGAGTGGATTAATGGCAAAGGACACAGTTGAGGTCCATATACAATAATTGGAAATGATATCAACAGTTAATGTATGTAATATTTACTCTAAAGTATTCTATTATCAATTTACATTTGGGATTTTAAAATATGATCTGTATTTACATCATGTTACTTtgggattttaacaaaaatatttccaaaaaaaatgaagttctaattttgcataaaataaaaaatctattatatttgaaaaataataaaaatcctGTGACCATAATTAATTGACTTGTATTGTAGGGTAAACAACATGTATACttacatatcaaaatataaatatttgtcaAACCAAAATATTAATTGGATTAGGAGGTACTGAAACAAATAAGTATAAAGCTTGAAACATGTGTGTAATACTCTGgtgaatatatttaaatatttctttgTAATGTAATTCAAATCATAATAACATGTGTTGATCAAATCGGTGAATTGCTCTAAGATTTTGGATTGTGGTATATTTGAGAATGTTGGTGATCGTGGTATCAAGTGTGCAGgaataaacaaacaacacagaATGCACATGGAAGAAAGAACACAAAAATAGTTTGAGAAAAGAATTCTCTTTATACTAGATGAGTCTACTGGATGGCTACAGAATTGCAATCAACAGAGGAAAAAAATGTGAGAGATTCACTTAGAGGATTGCAACAAACGCTCCAAGAATTACAAACTTCTTGTATACTAGTTAGTTACACAAGCAACCTTATATATAATGGGCCTGCAAAGATAGTTGACAGAAAATAACTAACTCCTAAGTAACTAAAGAAATATCAAAAAACATCTTCAAATCATTGGACGACTTCAGCTATTGAGCATGTCTAACATATGAAGAAGATTCTAAGGCATAAACTCAGAATATTTAAAAACTTCAAATAggaagttatattttaaaatgaaacagtTGTGCTTAGGCATCACTACACTAGCTACAATCCCTACCAGGTTGTCACTCTAGCTTGTAACAATCAGTTGTAGCAtatctaaatattatttaaaaagaaaacagaaCAGCAAACCTGGAGGTCATACCAAACCCACTAAGAAAATCTAATTTAGAAAGACCAGACCGGTTAAAATGTCATAGTGCAGAagattttaacttatattgATCTTTTTTCGCATAATTTTGCCTGCCTGTGTATACATTCCTATTACATTTGGTTGTATATATTTACATGAGCATTGAAGATACGTTGTCAAAGCTAAACTTGTATATTTGCATGTACTTCGGACATTTAGGTACCTGTAGTGACAGCTACAGTATCAATTGATCATAGTTGTCAGTATCGTGAAGGAACTTTTCCTTACTTCAAAGGACTAGCAGATTCAGTTATGTAAGTATCAAACATTTGTAGCATTGAAAGAGCATTTTTGTAGGATGCAAAATTTGATGCATCAATCTACTTTGTGCTGGTTTGGTGTGCAGGATAATGAATGGTATAAATGCTCCAAAAGTTGTTGAATGCTTTGGTTCTGATGGCTGCAGATATCGACAACTGGCAAAATCTGGAAATGATGACCTAAGACAGGATGCTGTATGAATTTCTTTAGCTTATGCTTTGTAATCTTTTTTGCATCTATTATTGAAGTTGTgccaaattatttatttgtccatgtttagaaaaaaaatcaaatttgaagCCTTATTAGAGAAATTTATGTTTCAAAACACTGCTTTTGTTAAttgtaatattaaattaaagctttaaatacatttttagcCCATATAATTTacctcaattttttattttggttgcTATACTCTAAAGTATTAGTTTTGctattcatatataatttttgttctGGTTTTAGTCATTTGATATATGTTGCATGATTAGGAGATAATTATTCCATAATTAGTACAGATTCCGTTTTTTCATTTGATATCTTTTggagatttgatttgatttgtataactttaattacctattatttctttccttaattaggttgtaaatagTCTATATATTTAGACTGTTATCACATTTGTAAATTGTTGAAAATCCCACATCCACTAGAGATAAGGaattttcatagtatataaatgggtgtGAATCTTACCTTATAAGccagttttataaggttgagttagtcttaaagttcacttttttatatggtatcagagtgatttagagtctatcctagcgagagTTTGTTGGATTTATCAGGCTACCCGCTATCGTACTaccatccataatatatagtcccatgCACGAGTTGGTAGGTCTTGGCGTGAGcgagtgtgttggagatcccacatcggcTAGAGCTAAAAAAATTTCATAGTATATGAGTGagtgcaaatctcaccttataatccggttttataaggttgagttaggcttaaaacccATTTCTTAATATAAATGAGAAGGGACCATGTGACGCATGACAAAGATAAAGGACCTTAAACCTAATTTTGAAAAACCCTAATAAGTTTGGGCCTTTGGCCCATTCCaatttttaactaataaaaccctaaaaccctaattattcaaataaaatttgaatgtgTTGCATTTGCATGAGCTGTTAAACCTAATTAAGAGTCAAAACCTAcacttttaaaattagtttttctgGACCTATTTTTGACCCATTTAAAACATTATACTTATTGCAATCCACAACTCATTTTTTTATCTCTGCCACAACACCTTCCGCCATAACCCATTATGATTTCCATTATAGCTTTATAAAGTATTTATGGGGTCTCCGATGATCCATTATCCGATATCGATAACACTACTAAAGATATTAAGTCTATATATCCTATTTTAGAAAACTTTTTTGGCTTGTCCAAGTTAGAGATTTCGGtatatattattagtaatagTGTAAGACATGTTATCTCTTTCTTTATTCACATTTTCTACAAGGGAATCTGCATGTCTAAAGGAATCTTATTTTTCTCATatatgttgtttattttgatggtTATATTAAACTGCTGATTTCTTGTAGGTAATGGAACAATTCTTTGGTTTAGTCAACACATTCCTCAGGAACCATCAAGATACATGGAAAAGAAGACTAGGAGTTCGGACCTACAAGGTATATTCTGCTGTTTTAAAGTTCTTGGTCTTTAGTGCTGGTGATTGGTTTGTGAATTGTAACAATGTCATTGACAGAGTCAATCAACTATCTGTAAACAGTTTCAGGGAGTAACATGTAAAGTGAGATGGGAATTTCATTAATTTTGCATTACTCTTGAATTAGAATTGCCTGTTTACTATGCATAATATGCTTTTGCAGAATGATCTTGTTCCCATGACagttttttcatataattttttcccTTGCACAATAAAGGCTACTTCCTAAACATTTATGTTCTGCTTCAGACTTGCGTAGGAATTTCTTGGCCTGGAAAATAAAATCCTACTCTATATTTTTCTGCCTAAAAATCAAAAGAACGTCCATTTCTTCTTTGTTGGTTAAGCATTTATAAACTTAACTCCGAAAAGGGATGTACTTGAGGgttatatgaaattatttttccttCAGATTGTCTATTTTGTACTATAGTTTTGAAGTTATGGCAGGAAGAGATTAAGTTCTTAAAATGGTTTAGAATTTTAACTTTCTATGAACAGGTTGTTCCTTTTACTCCAAGTGCTGGTGTTCTTGAGTGGGTTAATGGAACTCTTCCTCTCGGTGAATACCTTATAGGGAGGTCAGTCAAAGAAAGACAAGTTTTGCTGCACAATTTCTTGATCTTTTTATCTTTGAAGCAACTGATTCATGTTGTCAACCAACTATCCCAAAAGCTATTGCGTGAAAGTACATGAATGGTTTTATATTAACCCCTTCTATCAAAAACCCTTTGGGCTTGAAAAATGGACAATGCACTCTTTACCCTACCTTTGCTAAAATATGGCATTTATTAGGGAACATGGATCAATTTCTAGACCATATGGTCATAGACTAATACTGTACCATGAATGGCTTTATATCTAACAGTTTTTCTTCAACTTTCAGCATGAGAAATGGAGGTGCTCATGGTCGCTATGGAATGGGAGATTGGTCATTCCTTAAATGCCGAGAGCACATGGCAAATGTAAGAAGATAATATTTAAGTACTTATGTCAACTTAGTTATCATATACTGTTTGTTTTATAGTTTTCTAAGGTGATGACAATCTGAATTTATATCTGAAAAGAATTGAGTGGGAGGGGACAAAAAACTGTttactataaaatataaaatgtctAGTTTGGATTAAAGACCTAAATTAAATACTACATAACTGGGCTGTAAGGTGTGCTGGAAATAATTCTAAAGATTGGATTTGTCTTTAGCCGCGGAACGGACTGACTCATTCATCTTATCAAGTTTGATAAACTTGATAAAAAGCCAATAGCTTGAGAAGAAAAGATATCATGTAATGATCACTATAGAGTAAATAAACCATCTTTTTTAACTAAACAGGGGCGGTGAAGAGAATGGGAACTGGTTAGACTTTATAAATAATTCCTGTGGAGTAAATCTCAGAAAAATTATCATTTCTGGACTGGTTGAAACCCTTTCATTCGTGCTCAAATATTTatatcttcatcatcatcatcgtcAAAATAGCTTTGACTTAGGCTACAATTATAGTTTGTATTGAAATTGGTGAAGCAGTACATTAGATAATAATGTTGGGGATCTTTTAGTGCTTATGCATGATCAAGTgaaattcatttttcaattcttcaCAATCGTTTAACTTATTCAACTAATAAACTATGCATTGACAAATTGCATGCAaaccaaaaaaatgaaaaaacagaCTGATAGCATAAATATATAACAAAGCTATTTATTTTAataccttttattttttttatgtcaaatagaaTAATACTATACTACGTTTGATGTTTTCTTGATAGGAGAGGGACAAGCGCAAAGCATTCCAGGAAGTTTGCAATAATTTCAGGTAACTTTCCTGTCCTTATCTTTTAGATGACCCAGATCACGTGATCGGCTTCATTGCTTAATCATATTTTCATGCAGGCCTGTTATGCATTACTTTTTCTTGGAGAGATTTCTACAGCCAGCTGAGTGGTTTGAAAAGAGACTTGCGTATTCTCGAAGTGTTGCTGCTAGTTCTATGGTAATAGCATTATACTTTTCCATGCATGCTTATTTTTTCAACATATGGATTGTCAGACCTGAATATGGCTCATAGGTATCAAGTGCGCCTGTTTGAAGGGTCTATATTTTTTTCCTCAATTCTGAAGGGAAATATCTAATGTTTTGGGATAGTGCAACCATGTTGGAATGAATACTACTCTGACTTCTGAACTAGCCGTTCATATGTTGCCCATTCATGTCATCTCGATCCACTATCATATATgatttctgttttattttaaaatagcctttaagtaaaaaaaaaaaatatctggaAGATCACCAAAATCACATCTACATCAATGTATTACAATCCTTGGTATACTTATTAGTTGATTCATATTCAGGTTGGCTATATCGTGGGCCTTGGAGATCGACATTcgatgaatattttaattgatcAGGCGACTGCTGAGGTTATTCACATAGATCTTGGTGTTGCTTTTGAACAAGGCTGGATGCTTAAGACCCCAGAACGGGTATGTACTTGATAGTCCTTGAGTCATGCCCTTTTTTCCATACTTCATCTGGATTGTTGATATCACCTGTAACTGCTGGCAGGTTCCCTTTAGGCTTACAAGAGACATAATTGATGGAATGGGTGTAACTGGAGTAGAGGGGGTTTTCCGGAGATGTTGTGAGGAAACACTGTCTGTCATGCGGACAAACAAAGAAGCATTGCTGACGATTGTGGAAGTAATCATACTTCAGTCAAATTTTTGTAGTATGAATTGAACTTCCTTTTCTATAATCTCTTCCTAAAAGATGAGTGTCCTCTGCAGGTTTTCATACACGATCCTCTTTATAAGTGGGCTTTATCTCCTCTGAAAGCCTTGCAGCGTCAAAAGGTACGGTGTCTGCAGGTTTTTAGACTGTCTTATGTtagtttctttatttaataaatgttcAGCATCTCATGAGTGTTCGTCGACTAGCATAAATTAGCACTTATCATAAATTGTGGAAATAAGTATATAACAGGAGGACTGCTAACCTAAATTAGCACTTAGCATAATGACTTGGATATTCTATTCTTTTTTGGGTTCTCAAGAATGTTGCTGGTTCTCCTCgattttgatctggttgtaaaTATGTTCAACTTGTATTACTTGATTTACATACAGCGTGACCTTTCTCCTTTTCTCCCCAGGATTTGGATGATGATTTTGATACAAGTTTGGAGGAACCACAAAATGATTACCAAGGAAATAAGGATGCTACACGAGCCCTTCTACGTGTCAAGCAAAAGCTAGATGGGTATGAAGATGGTGAAATGCGTAGCATCCACGGGCAGGTATTTTGTTGGCATATCTCTGCCAAATGACTAAATAAGGACTATTtcgttttctttcttttttttcttcatccaattTTAGCTGATAAAGTGGGTTGGATAATGTATATTCATCCAATTTGAAGTTGGAACATAAACTTGTCAAAATGAGTGGTGTTACGCTTTAAGAGTTTAACCTGCTAGATACATTGTGCATTCATATTCGACCCTCATACCATACAGTTACATCCATCTTAGTGGAGAATATAGTTCATCAATTGCCTGCAATTTGTAAATACCATCTGGCTACTTGTACTGTTGTTTGCAGTCTAAAAATGTACATATTCTAATATcccatgaaaaaataaaattatggttGGTACCTTTACTTGCAGGTGCAACAACTCATCCAAGATGCAATTGATTCTGAGCGATTGTGTCAAATGTTTCCTGGTTGGGGAGCTTGGTTGTAATTGGCACCCTTCTTTATACCCTTTGATACTGAATCATCTTGTATAGGCGGCGGTTATCTACTTCGTTGGACTTTTCCTCCTCGATTAGCATATGCTGTGACCAGTTTCTTTCGCTTTTTTTgttgtattattttttgaaattttgttcgGTGAGTTGTAAAATGGTTGCATGTTAAAGGATGCGAAAGGAATAGCTTTTTCGT harbors:
- the LOC137822700 gene encoding serine/threonine-protein kinase ATM-like, which codes for MATELQSTEEKNVPVVTATVSIDHSCQYREGTFPYFKGLADSVMIMNGINAPKVVECFGSDGCRYRQLAKSGNDDLRQDAVMEQFFGLVNTFLRNHQDTWKRRLGVRTYKVVPFTPSAGVLEWVNGTLPLGEYLIGSMRNGGAHGRYGMGDWSFLKCREHMANERDKRKAFQEVCNNFRPVMHYFFLERFLQPAEWFEKRLAYSRSVAASSMVGYIVGLGDRHSMNILIDQATAEVIHIDLGVAFEQGWMLKTPERVPFRLTRDIIDGMGVTGVEGVFRRCCEETLSVMRTNKEALLTIVEVFIHDPLYKWALSPLKALQRQKDLDDDFDTSLEEPQNDYQGNKDATRALLRVKQKLDGYEDGEMRSIHGQVQQLIQDAIDSERLCQMFPGWGAWL